Proteins encoded within one genomic window of Kibdelosporangium phytohabitans:
- a CDS encoding serine hydrolase domain-containing protein, translated as MRKTVVALAAAVAVGVSALPAQAATLPPPNDTLLTAALEGLPDAEATGALVRITGSAGRWQGTAGKYDIDKGGPIRPDGRFRIGSVTKVYTAVLVLKLADKGRIDLNQPVQRYLPGVLPADYPPIPVYTLLDHTAGLPHVDIPQMGEPRWVLEHRFDNWTPRQVLDTVIKQPTVFTPGTAQRYSNSNYIVAGLLAEQVTGKSYARLVREWIADPLGLCHTYYPEADPRLPGPTARGYFAVDGELHDVTEMNQSIPWAAGGLISTAPELDTFISALLRGRLLGKESMTRLFTVPKVKNFDDGRPANYSQGLQTETFNGVTVWGKTGTRYGYASGVFATRPQPGTGRIERTAVYSVNATDKSTTGPGERIRRIADAATR; from the coding sequence ATGAGAAAAACCGTTGTCGCGCTCGCCGCCGCTGTCGCCGTCGGCGTCTCGGCACTGCCCGCACAGGCAGCCACTTTGCCGCCGCCCAACGACACCCTCCTGACAGCGGCGCTGGAGGGCTTACCCGACGCCGAGGCCACGGGCGCGCTCGTCCGGATCACCGGTTCCGCAGGGCGCTGGCAGGGCACAGCGGGCAAGTACGACATCGACAAGGGCGGCCCGATCCGGCCGGACGGCCGGTTCCGGATCGGCAGCGTCACCAAGGTCTACACCGCCGTGCTCGTGCTCAAGCTCGCCGACAAGGGCAGGATCGACCTGAACCAGCCGGTCCAGCGCTACCTGCCGGGCGTCCTGCCCGCGGACTACCCGCCGATCCCGGTGTACACGCTGCTCGACCACACCGCCGGACTACCGCACGTCGACATTCCGCAGATGGGCGAACCGCGGTGGGTCCTCGAGCACCGCTTCGACAACTGGACGCCCCGCCAGGTCCTCGACACGGTGATCAAGCAGCCGACGGTGTTCACGCCGGGCACCGCGCAGCGGTACAGCAACTCGAACTACATCGTCGCCGGTCTGCTCGCCGAACAGGTCACCGGCAAGTCGTACGCCCGTCTGGTGCGGGAATGGATCGCCGACCCGCTTGGCCTGTGCCACACCTACTACCCCGAGGCCGACCCCCGGCTGCCCGGCCCGACTGCCCGTGGCTACTTCGCGGTCGACGGCGAACTGCACGACGTCACCGAGATGAACCAGTCCATCCCGTGGGCCGCGGGCGGGCTGATCTCCACCGCGCCGGAGCTGGACACGTTCATCAGCGCGCTGCTGCGCGGCCGTCTGCTCGGCAAGGAGTCGATGACCAGGCTCTTCACCGTGCCGAAGGTGAAGAACTTCGACGACGGCCGCCCGGCGAACTACAGCCAGGGCCTGCAGACCGAGACCTTCAACGGCGTCACCGTGTGGGGCAAGACCGGTACCCGCTACGGCTACGCCAGCGGTGTGTTCGCCACGCGTCCCCAGCCAGGGACAGGCCGGATCGAGCGCACCGCGGTGTACTCGGTCAACGCGACCGACAAGTCCACCACCGGGCCGGGCGAACGCATTCGCCGGATAGCGGACGCCGCCACGCGCTGA
- a CDS encoding TetR/AcrR family transcriptional regulator translates to MITQPDGRKARGDRRRQELIEATLRVIERDGVAGVTHRTVAKEAGVPTTSTTYHFASLEDLLTATLTWCAGGFTTAVRDLVERARIRGSQGAREVAEMIVEALGPERGRTMAEYELYLFAARKPALRPAARLWLDVLTSLVQHDDEVAFRAFLAGMDGLLMQGLIDDEPPTVAELEPVVAYLMRPSKP, encoded by the coding sequence CTGATCACGCAACCGGACGGCCGCAAGGCCAGGGGCGACCGGCGCAGGCAGGAGCTGATCGAGGCGACCCTGCGGGTGATCGAACGCGACGGCGTCGCGGGCGTGACGCACCGCACTGTCGCCAAAGAGGCCGGCGTGCCGACGACGTCGACCACGTACCACTTCGCCAGCCTCGAAGACCTCCTCACCGCCACGCTCACCTGGTGCGCCGGTGGGTTCACCACGGCCGTGCGCGACCTCGTCGAGCGAGCCAGGATCAGGGGAAGTCAGGGTGCCCGCGAGGTCGCCGAGATGATCGTCGAAGCCCTCGGCCCCGAGCGCGGCCGGACCATGGCCGAGTACGAGCTCTACCTGTTCGCCGCGCGCAAACCGGCACTGCGCCCGGCCGCGCGACTGTGGCTCGACGTGCTGACGAGCCTGGTCCAGCACGACGACGAGGTGGCGTTCCGCGCGTTCCTCGCCGGGATGGACGGACTGCTCATGCAGGGCCTGATCGACGACGAACCGCCGACCGTGGCCGAGCTCGAACCGGTGGTCGCGTACCTGATGCGACCCTCGAAACCCTGA
- a CDS encoding glycoside hydrolase family 65 protein: MTTPGYEISPWQLRWRGLDLDGLRRTESTFALANGHIGLRGTFEEGEPRGLPGTYLNGFYEQRKLPYAEAGYGFPEDGQTVVNVTDGKIIRVLVEDEPLDMRYGNALKHERVLDFRSGTLRRHTEWESPTGRRVRITSERLVSFTQRAIAAIQYTVEPLDDKIQLVVQSDLLANEPVLSRTDDPRVAAALDKPLISDHAAAADYRAVLAHHTRLSGLRLAAAMDHEIDLAEDNVRTEMTVEDDLARLTIAADVPKGSKLTLTKYMAYGWSSKRSSPALRSQVDAALVGALQTGWEGLLAEQRAFLDDFWDTADIEVEGDAELQQAVRFALFHVLQAGARGESRAIPAKGLTGPGYDGHAFWDTESFVLPVLTYTIPDAARDALRWRHSTLDKARARAKTLGQRGAAFPWRSINGDECSGYWPAGTAAFHINADIADAVVRYLNATQDKPFQNECAMELLVETARLWMSLGHHDTHGNFRIDGVTGPDEYTAIVDNNVYTNLMARRNLRAAASIVEDNPSLARELGVDTEESSRWRDAADDMVVLYDKELRVHPQSECFTHHARWDFKNTPAEAYPLLLNYPYFDLYRKQVVKQSDLVLALHLCGDDFTPEEKARNFAYYEALTVRDSSLSACTQAVVAAEVGHMELAYDYFAEAALTDLHDLHDNVQNGLHIASLAGAWMAVVAGFGGMRDHGGKLTFAPRLPPELTKITFRMSFRGSKIGVEIRPERVAYRLHSGEPLELSHHGEPFTLGTEPVILPVPQPPSLPSPQQPHGRAPARRRPR, from the coding sequence ATGACGACGCCGGGCTACGAGATCTCGCCGTGGCAGCTGCGCTGGCGCGGACTCGACCTGGACGGCTTGCGCCGCACCGAATCCACGTTCGCCCTCGCCAACGGCCACATCGGACTGCGCGGCACCTTCGAGGAAGGCGAGCCGCGCGGCCTGCCGGGCACGTACCTCAACGGCTTCTACGAACAGCGCAAACTGCCGTACGCCGAGGCGGGCTACGGCTTCCCCGAGGACGGCCAGACAGTCGTCAACGTCACCGACGGCAAGATCATCCGGGTGCTGGTCGAGGACGAGCCGCTGGACATGCGGTACGGCAACGCGCTGAAGCACGAGCGCGTCCTCGACTTCCGCTCGGGCACGCTGCGCCGCCACACCGAATGGGAGTCGCCGACCGGTCGCCGGGTCCGGATCACCTCGGAGCGGCTGGTGTCGTTCACCCAGCGCGCGATCGCGGCGATCCAGTACACCGTCGAGCCGTTGGACGACAAGATCCAGCTGGTCGTGCAGTCCGACCTGCTCGCCAACGAACCAGTGCTGTCCAGGACCGACGACCCGCGCGTGGCGGCCGCCCTGGACAAACCGCTGATCAGCGACCACGCGGCGGCGGCCGACTACCGTGCCGTGCTCGCCCACCACACCAGGCTGTCCGGTCTGCGGCTGGCCGCGGCGATGGACCACGAGATCGACCTCGCCGAGGACAACGTCCGCACCGAGATGACCGTCGAGGACGACCTCGCCCGGCTGACCATCGCGGCCGACGTCCCCAAGGGCAGCAAGCTGACCCTGACCAAGTACATGGCCTACGGCTGGTCGAGCAAACGGTCGTCGCCCGCGCTGCGCTCGCAGGTCGACGCGGCGCTGGTGGGCGCGTTGCAGACCGGCTGGGAAGGCCTGCTCGCCGAGCAGCGCGCGTTCCTCGACGACTTCTGGGACACCGCGGACATCGAGGTGGAAGGTGACGCGGAACTCCAGCAGGCGGTGCGGTTCGCGTTGTTCCACGTCCTGCAGGCCGGCGCCCGCGGCGAGTCGCGGGCGATCCCGGCCAAGGGGCTGACCGGCCCAGGGTACGACGGGCATGCCTTCTGGGACACCGAATCCTTCGTCCTGCCGGTGCTGACGTACACCATCCCGGACGCGGCGCGCGACGCGCTGCGCTGGCGTCACTCCACTTTGGACAAAGCGCGGGCGCGGGCGAAGACGCTGGGCCAGCGGGGCGCCGCGTTCCCGTGGCGCTCGATCAACGGCGACGAGTGCTCCGGCTACTGGCCGGCGGGCACGGCCGCGTTCCACATCAACGCCGACATCGCCGACGCTGTGGTGCGTTACCTCAACGCCACGCAGGACAAGCCGTTCCAGAACGAGTGCGCGATGGAGTTGCTCGTCGAGACGGCACGGCTGTGGATGAGCCTGGGTCATCACGACACGCACGGCAACTTCCGCATCGACGGCGTGACCGGGCCGGACGAGTACACGGCGATTGTGGACAACAACGTCTACACCAACCTGATGGCGCGGCGGAACCTGCGCGCGGCGGCGTCGATCGTCGAGGACAACCCGTCGCTGGCGCGTGAACTCGGTGTGGACACCGAGGAGTCCTCACGCTGGCGTGACGCGGCCGACGACATGGTTGTGCTGTACGACAAGGAACTCAGGGTGCACCCGCAGTCGGAGTGCTTCACCCACCACGCCCGCTGGGACTTCAAGAACACGCCCGCCGAGGCGTATCCCCTGCTGCTGAACTACCCGTACTTCGACCTGTACCGCAAGCAGGTCGTGAAACAGTCCGATTTGGTCCTGGCGCTGCACCTGTGCGGCGACGACTTCACGCCGGAGGAGAAAGCCCGCAACTTCGCGTACTACGAGGCGCTGACGGTCCGCGACTCGTCGCTGTCGGCCTGCACCCAGGCGGTGGTCGCCGCCGAGGTCGGCCACATGGAGCTGGCGTACGACTACTTCGCCGAAGCGGCGCTGACCGACCTGCACGACCTGCACGACAACGTCCAGAACGGACTGCACATCGCCTCGCTCGCCGGGGCGTGGATGGCGGTGGTCGCCGGGTTCGGCGGGATGCGCGACCACGGCGGGAAGCTGACCTTCGCGCCGCGCCTGCCACCGGAACTGACCAAGATCACCTTCCGGATGTCGTTCCGCGGCAGCAAGATAGGCGTGGAGATCCGGCCGGAACGGGTGGCCTACCGGCTGCACTCGGGCGAACCGCTGGAGCTCTCGCACCACGGCGAGCCCTTCACCCTCGGCACCGAACCGGTGATCCTGCCCGTGCCGCAACCGCCGAGCCTGCCGTCGCCCCAGCAGCCGCACGGTCGCGCACCGGCACGTCGTCGCCCCAGGTAG
- a CDS encoding HAD family hydrolase — protein sequence MMGLPDSIKALLFDLDGVLTGTAELHKQAWKRTFDDFVAGREGQRPFSEQDYLDYVDGRPRADGVRTFLAARGIHLPEGDPDDPPSAETVNGVGNRKNELLLSIIENEGVRPYPGSRRYLEAAHRAGLKIGVVTSSANGEAVLAAADLAKFVQNRVDGLTIVAQGLRGKPAPDSFLAGAKALGVSPDEAAVFEDALSGVQAGRDGKFGFVVGVDRAGQADALRSHGADVVVEDLADLLEER from the coding sequence GTGATGGGACTGCCGGATTCGATCAAGGCCCTGCTGTTCGATCTCGACGGAGTGCTGACCGGCACCGCCGAGCTGCACAAACAGGCCTGGAAGCGAACATTCGACGACTTCGTGGCAGGCAGGGAGGGACAGCGGCCGTTCTCCGAGCAGGACTACCTGGACTACGTGGACGGCAGGCCGCGCGCCGACGGGGTGCGCACGTTCCTCGCGGCGCGCGGCATCCACCTGCCTGAGGGCGACCCGGACGACCCGCCGTCCGCCGAGACGGTCAACGGGGTCGGCAACCGGAAGAACGAACTGCTGCTGTCGATCATCGAGAACGAGGGCGTCCGGCCGTATCCCGGTTCGCGGCGGTACCTCGAAGCCGCGCACCGGGCCGGGCTGAAGATCGGCGTGGTGACGTCGTCGGCCAACGGCGAGGCCGTGCTGGCCGCCGCGGACCTGGCCAAGTTCGTCCAGAACAGGGTGGACGGGCTGACCATCGTGGCGCAGGGCCTGCGCGGCAAGCCCGCGCCGGACTCGTTCCTGGCCGGTGCCAAGGCATTGGGCGTCTCCCCGGACGAGGCAGCGGTGTTCGAGGACGCGCTGTCGGGTGTCCAGGCAGGGCGAGACGGGAAGTTCGGCTTCGTCGTCGGAGTCGACCGCGCGGGCCAGGCGGACGCGCTGCGGTCGCACGGCGCCGACGTGGTGGTCGAGGACCTCGCCGACCTGTTGGAGGAACGATGA
- a CDS encoding DMT family transporter, whose translation MPPYLLLAVAIAGEVAATTSLKLSENFSKPVPSVVVVVGYVIAFGVLAKLLKDGFPVGVAYAVWAAAGIALVAAIGVLFFKEPLTWTMIGGLALIIGGVVLLELGRSH comes from the coding sequence ATGCCCCCATACCTGCTCCTGGCGGTCGCCATCGCCGGGGAAGTCGCGGCGACCACATCGCTGAAGCTGTCGGAGAACTTCTCCAAGCCGGTGCCGTCGGTGGTGGTCGTGGTCGGCTACGTGATCGCTTTCGGCGTGCTCGCCAAGCTCCTCAAGGACGGTTTCCCGGTCGGCGTCGCGTACGCGGTCTGGGCCGCGGCGGGCATCGCGCTGGTCGCGGCCATCGGCGTGCTGTTCTTCAAGGAGCCGCTGACGTGGACCATGATCGGCGGGCTCGCGCTGATCATCGGTGGCGTCGTCCTGCTCGAACTGGGCAGGTCGCACTGA